Below is a window of Zerene cesonia ecotype Mississippi chromosome 18, Zerene_cesonia_1.1, whole genome shotgun sequence DNA.
TGCAGCATATGTAGCGGGTGCGGCGTAAGTCCTAGCCACAACAGGTGCAGCAGCAGCGTATGTTCTGGTGATGACGGGGGCGGCAGCTGCATAAGTCCTGGCATACACTGGAGCGGCGGCGGCATAAGTTCTGACGACGGGGGCAGCGTACGCTCTTACGGGGGCGGCAACAGCCACTGGGGAAGTGTGAGTCGACACTGATTGGTAGGAAACACTAGCGGGTGCAGCGTAAGTGGACACAGCTGGTGCAGCGTAAGACACTGCTGGTGCGGCATAAGTTCTGGCGTATGTCGCTACTGGGGCAGCGGCGTAAGTGGCAACCGGAGCGGCAGCGTAAGTGGCTACGGGGGCAGCGGCGTACGTGGCAACGGGAGCCGCGGCATAAGCTGCCACGGGGGCACCGTGGGATGTTGTCGTCTGTGTGGTGTATGAAACGGATGTAGCTGGAGCACTGTAAGCGACGGCGGGAGCTCCGTGCAATAAGTTGCCAGCGGACGCAATGCCCACGGCGCAAAGGAAAGTTACCACCTGAAAACATTAGAAGAGAAGTTAGAATTTTGACGAAACACGTAACacccaataaaattaaattcaagcATAGTGTGGTAGTAATACCTTAGTATACATGATAGGGTTGAGTTAATGTTACTTAGTGACTCCAAAAGCACATGCATTCACTTATATACTACTCGGAACAAACTGGTATCCAATCCTAAGATAAGTTTTGTGCAATATGTGGTGCAACTTTTGA
It encodes the following:
- the LOC119833884 gene encoding cuticle protein 16.5-like, which gives rise to MYTKVVTFLCAVGIASAGNLLHGAPAVAYSAPATSVSYTTQTTTSHGAPVAAYAAAPVATYAAAPVATYAAAPVATYAAAPVATYARTYAAPAVSYAAPAVSTYAAPASVSYQSVSTHTSPVAVAAPVRAYAAPVVRTYAAAAPVYARTYAAAAPVITRTYAAAAPVVARTYAAPATYAAYAAPVARVAPSVSYASVATHAAPVATYAAAPAYATYAAAAPAYASYAAAPAISYGGAYGGHGW